In one window of Brachionichthys hirsutus isolate HB-005 unplaced genomic scaffold, CSIRO-AGI_Bhir_v1 contig_916, whole genome shotgun sequence DNA:
- the LOC137912846 gene encoding CD302 antigen-like encodes MEFARSLLCCVFVMSTQLQLIVTADCPADGRTWVPFEGKCYHFVHGEEDQIKSYTFERAKSLCLGFELLTVQSREENDFVIKYSPKVWKGVVNVWLGMYYDTDSEEMRWFDEDSEQFTNWEDNVLSSDILPMDTCVALRSNTGKWEKVSCLDDVENGVICEASQQAEEVKPKPSALVSLLVILSVLAIVGVSAGIWFLHKKNNHGSSIFAAFEYHPPFRVLETDQSCLVEAEDADNLP; translated from the exons ATGGAGTTCGCCCGATCGCTGCTGTGCTGCGTGTTTGTGATGTCCAcgcagctgcagctcattgtTACCGCAG ACTGCCCTGCAGACGGACGCACCTGGGTCCCGTTTGAAGGGAAATGTTACCACTTTGTCCACGGAGAAGAAGACCAAATCAAAAGTTACACTTTTGAGAGAGCGAAGAGCCTCTGTCTAGGATTTG AACTTTTGACTGTCCAGAGCCGAGAGGAGAATGATTTTGTCATTAAATATAGCCCCAAAGTGTGGAAAGGTGTCGTCAATGTGTGGCTGGGAATGTACTATGACACAGATA GTGAGGAAATGAGATGGTTTGATGAAGACTCAGAACAGTTCACCAACTGGGAGGACAATGTTCTGTCATCGGACATCTTGCCCATGGACACATGCGTGGCTCTTCGCAGTAACACAGGGAAATGGGAAAAGGTCAGCTGCCTGGACGATGTGGAGAACGGCGTGATCTGTGAGGCCAGTCAGC AGGCAGAGGAAGTCAAGCCGA AGCCCAGCGCATTGGTGTCACTGCTGGTTATTCTCAGCGTGCTGGCCATTGTGGGAGTCTCTGCTGGTATTTGGTTCCTGCACAAGAAGAACAATCACGGCTCCTCCATCTTTGCGGCGTTCGAGTACCACCCTCCGTTCCGAGTCCTGGAAACAGACCAGTCCTGCTTGGTGGAGGCTGAGGACGCTGACAACCTGCCATAG